The proteins below come from a single Sorghum bicolor cultivar BTx623 chromosome 4, Sorghum_bicolor_NCBIv3, whole genome shotgun sequence genomic window:
- the LOC8073867 gene encoding rop guanine nucleotide exchange factor 14 encodes MRMKTLACCRRRPQDFSIDMDKEPDRVMTYNGLETCIINSSAYDDDSAISATTGGDGCVTTDSLDDEVSSCSSKDASGSSFSSHCLSKQDEHSLDELGTPIAIHLLPFKGKKPITYTLSASDIENMKEKFAKLLLGDDTSGGARGVCAALALSNGIINLSATVFGELWKLEPLCEDKKIRWRKEMDWLLSPTTYMVELVPTKQSGADGCTFEIMTPKARSDVHVNLPALQKLDAMLIEVMDSMIDTEFWYEESGSRADGRGKITGPRKSKKWWLPSPRVPEEGLSQFQRKRLVFQAKLVHQILKAAKSINEQVLFHMPIPAAVMDALPKSGRASLGEDLYQAITTQYIPIEEIFVSLSLKTEHSVLETINRLEGAVFAWNQRILEERSKRSPGRHSWSFMKDSSSELDKMSACIERVDTLVQLLKSRYPNLPPTFIDVLKVQYNVDVGHAIVEAYSRVLVGVAFSILSRVAEILLEDDLIKKPNTPMATLKFDLSSDVYLAGITETPPGHIRRSLMDQISMVDGRFDAVVKKKGVKQLRW; translated from the exons ATGAGGATGAAGACGCTGGCGTGCTGCCGGCGGCGGCCGCAGGACTTCAGCATCGACATGGACAAAGAGCCCGACA GGGTGATGACATATAATGGCCTCGAGACCTGCATTATCAACAGTTCCGCCTATGACGATGATAGTGCCATTAGTGCAACAACAGGCGGAGATGGATGTGTCACCACTGATTCCCTTGATGATGAAGTCTCTAGTTGCTCTAGTAAAGATGCTTCTGGTtcttccttctcttcacacTGCCTTAGCAAGCAGGATGAGCATTCACTAGATGAGTTGGGTACACCCATCGCAATTCATCTACTCCCTTTCAAAGGGAAGAAACCAATCACATATACCTTGAGCGCTTCAGATATTGAAAACATGAAGGAAAAATTTGCAAAGCTATTGCTCGGTGATGATACTTCAGGAGGAGCTAGGGGCGTTTGCGCGGCTCTGGCCTTGTCCAATGGCATAATCAATCTCTCTG CAACTGTTTTTGGAGAACTCTGGAAGCTGGAACCATTGTGCGAAGATAAAAAGATCAGGTGGAGAAAAGAAATGGACTGGTTGCTGTCTCCTACAACTTATATGGTGGAGTTGGTTCCAACGAAGCAAAGCGGGGCAGATGGATGCACATTTGAG ATTATGACTCCAAAGGCCCGCTCAGATGTTCATGTGAACCTTCCTGCCCTTCAGAAGCTTGATGCGATGCTCATT GAAGTgatggactctatgatagataCAGAGTTCTGGTATGAGGAGAGTGGTAGCAGAGCTGATGGTCGGGGCAAAATTACAGGTCCAAGGAAGAGTAAAAAGTGGTGGCTCCCATCTCCTCGTGTCCCTGAGGAAGGGCTATCTCAATTTCAGCGAAAAAGGCTTGTTTTTCAGGCTAAGCTTGTTCATCAGATCCTCAAAGCTGCAAAATCCATCAACGAACAAGTCCTATTCCATATGCCTATTCCGGCAGCTGTTATGGATGCCCTTCCTAAG TCTGGGAGAGCTAGCTTGGGGGAAGATTTGTATCAGGCTATAACCACACAGTATATTCCTATAGAGGAAATATTTGTTTCGCTCAGTTTGAAAACTGAGCATAGTGTGCTCGAGACTATTAACCGGTTGGAGGGTGCAGTGTTTGCATGGAACCAAAGAATTCTAGAGGAAAGAAGCAAGAGGTCCCCAGGACGCCATTCCTGGAGCTTCATGAAGGATAGCTCATCAGAACTTGACAAGATGTCTGCATGCATCGAAAGGGTTGACACACTTGTGCAGCTTCTGAAATCCAGATATCCGAACCTGCCTCCAACTTTTATAGATGTTTTAAAGGTCCAATACAATGTG GACGTGGGGCATGCAATTGTGGAGGCCTACTCTAGGGTTCTTGTTGGGGTAGCATTCAGCATACTGTCACGTGTAGCCGAGATACTGCTGGAGGATGACTTGATCAAGAAGCCCAACACCCCCATGGCCACACTGAAGTTCGACCTCTCCTCGGACGTGTACTTGGCAGGTATCACAGAGACGCCACCGGGACACATCCGACGGTCCCTTATGGACCAGATCAGCATGGTTGACGGGCGCTTTGATGCTGTTGTCAAGAAGAAAGGGGTGAAACAGCTGAGGTGGTGA
- the LOC8073868 gene encoding serine/threonine-protein kinase minibrain: MEEPGREGDSPGPPWAPSESSAFQAFAAAVGERAEASPSGPGNGDSARSSNLRAVRKRPFVARLTTDIIQTFEKCNPEFKYSESLNPKRFLTNPAVPVHNDGLDNANSDLILYVNLELVNKKSSRRYVVQEMLGQGTFGQVAKCWDAETNNYVAVKVIKNQPAFYQQAIMEVSLLRLLNEKFDPDDQHHIVRMLDFFLCQNHLCIAFEMLGNNLYELLKRNSLRGLQMKYVRTFSRQILDALIIMKDAGIIHCDLKPENILIASTVKTAAGVKVIDFGSACMEGKTIYSYIQSRYYRSPEVLLGYPYTTAIDMWSFGCIVAELYIGLPLFPGASEYDVLCRMIEIIGGQPPDDLLRDAKNTGKFFKHVGSIFPSSEARNGASSAYRILSEGEIEARDSKKPKVGRWYFPRGRLDRLIYTYPWKNLSEENLAETEKADCLALVDFLRGLVEFDPNKRWSPLQASYHPFITGEAFTGPYEPVQETPRIPVGRAAVVDHNPGGGHLLGAGLSPQVGSINRCLRFNNALQPNMPFSYGSSCGSFGSHGSFNDNAGISYGSYDFNSVNIYNSPMDPSGFNLRSQLGGSFLGSSPDIRRRPHLSHGGGIRLSPGGPGHMSLGASPSQFTPPNSQMQIPTGPNGKYGASPSRGGHGSSLGKVAAVGQYNRRRNQGYPPMPVPPHEHTSQLIQGHQGDGVSTARIDAYGRGNSSYLHNALPNSSHYSWRSQRGFGSGLPLDPSSSHGSFPPTNYNGFPLHSDASADALPSTSSVPDPADWDPNYSDESLLQEDRSLSAGLSGLHLRDASGQTNRSSRLAPIQSHDILSSNPSPLNQRSGHLFHASSLGESTHSPGHVTLDGYKHANYSQQSFPSYRGQPFQQYNNMTSSYIHPTRAHHNGQPVWTNYSLTEPPPTTMGDGMPWGGRAGHSFAASGLPPTVRKDFGRIF, translated from the exons ATGGAGGAGCCTGGGAGGGAGGGGGACTCCCCCGGGCCGCCGTGGGCGCCGAGCGAGTCCTCAGCTTTCCAGGCGTTCGCTGCGGCGGTGGGGGAGCGGGCGGAGGCGTCGCCTTCAGGCCCGGGCAATGGGGATTCCGCCCGCTCAAGCAACCTTCGCGCCGTCAGGAAGAGACCT TTTGTTGCAAGATTAACCACAGACATCATCCAAACTTTTGAAAAATGCAATCCTGAGTTCAAGTACTCAGAGTCACTAAACCCCAAGCGCTTTCTCACCAATCCTGCAGTTCCTGTTCACAACGATGGCCTCGACAATGCAAATTCTGATCTCATATTGTATGTCAACCTGGAACTAGTTAATAAAAAGTCAAGCCGGAG GTATGTTGTCCAAGAAATGCTTGGCCAAGGTACCTTTGGACAGGTTGCGAAATGCTGGGATGCAGAAACTAACAATTATGTTGCAGTGAAAGTTATAAAGAACCAGCCTGCCTTTTACCAGCAGGCTATCATGGAGGTCTCTTTGTTAAGATTG TTAAATGAGAAATTTGATCCTGATGATCAACACCACATTGTCCGGATGCTGGATTTTTTCCTCTGCCAAAACCATTTGTGTATAGCCTTTGAAATGCTCGGTAACAACCT GTATGAGCTGTTAAAAAGGAATAGTTTAAGAGGTTTGCAGATGAAATATGTTCGAACTTTCTCAAGACAG ATATTGGATGCCTTGATTATCATGAAAGATGCTGGCATTATTCATTGTGATCTAAAACCAGAAAACATCCTTATAGCTTCAAC TGTAAAAACAGCAGCTGGAGTGAAAGTAATTGATTTTGGATCAGCGTGCATGGAGGGTAAAACCATTTATTCATATATTCAG AGCCGTTATTACAGGTCTCCAGAAGTACTTCTTGGTTATCC ATATACTACTGCCATTGACATGTGGTCATTCGGCTGCATCGTTGCTGAGCTGTATATAGGGCTGCCTTTATTTCCTGGTGCATCAGAATATGATGTTCTTTGCCGTATGATTGAGATTATTGG TGGGCAACCACCAGATGATCTGCTACGTGATGCGAAAAACACTGGGAAATTTTTTAAGCATGTTGGAAGTATCTTTCCTAGTAGTGAGGCTCGCAATGGCGCTAGCAGTGCATACAGAATTTTAAGTGAAGGCGAGATCGAAGCA AGGGACTCCAAGAAGCCGAAGGTAGGGAGATGGTATTTCCCTCGTGGAAGGCTTGACAGACTGATATATACATACCCTTGGAAGAATTTGAGTGAGGAAAACTTGGCAG AGACAGAAAAGGCTGATTGCTTGGCATTGGTTGATTTCTTGAGAGGACTTGTTGAGTTTGATCCTAATAAGAGATGGTCACCGCTGCAG GCCTCATATCATCCATTCATCACTGGTGAAGCCTTCACTGGTCCTTATGAGCCTGTCCAGGAGACCCCACGAATT CCTGTTGGTCGTGCTGCAGTAGTTGACCACAATCCAGGAGGAGGTCACTTGCTGGGTGCTGGTCTTTCTCCTCAG GTTGGAAGCATTAACAGATGCCTACGATTTAACAATGCTTTGCAACCAAATATGCCGTTCTCATATGGAAGCAGCTGTGGCAGTTTTGGTAGCCATGGTAGCTTTAATGATAATGCTGGCATCAGCTATGGAAGCTATGATTTTAACAGTGTCAACATATATAATTCGCCGATGGATCCTTCTGGGTTTAATTTACGTTCACAACTTGGAGGATCATTTCTTGGATCTAGTCCGGATATTCGACGAAGACCTCATCTCTCACATGGTGGTGGCATTCGGTTAAGCCCTGGTGGTCCAGGGCATATGTCTCTTGGGGCCAGTCCATCACAATTTACACCGCCAAATTCCCAGATGCAAATCCCAACAGGTCCTAATGGAAAGTATGGTGCCTCTCCTTCAAGAGGTGGACATGGCTCCTCGTTGGGAAAGGTTGCTGCTGTAGGCCAATACAATAGGAGGAGGAACCAGGGTTATCCACCTATGCCAGTGCCACCACATGAACACACATCTCAACTGATCCAGGGACACCAAGGAGATGGTGTCAGTACTGCTCGCATTGATGCATATGGCCGAGGAAATTCTAGTTACCTACACAATGCACTCCCTAATTCTAGTCATTATAGCTGGAGATCTCAAAGGGGATTTGGCAGTGGTTTACCTTTGGACCCTTCTTCTAGTCATGGTTCTTTTCCACCCACCAATTACAATGGCTTTCCTTTACACTCCGATGCGTCAGCAGATGCATTGCCCTCCACCTCATCAGTACCAGATCCAGCCGATTGGGATCCCAACTATAG TGATGAGTCGCTCCTGCAAGAGGATCGATCATTGTCAGCTGGGTTAAGTGGTCTTCACCTGAGAGATGCAAGTGGCCAAACAAACAGATCTAGCAGATTGGCACCTATCCAAAGTCATGATATTTTAAGTTCAAACCCTTCGCCTTTGAATCAAAG AAGTGGACACCTATTTCATGCATCATCCCTGGGAGAGAGTACACATAGTCCAGGTCATGTCACATTGGATGGTTACAAACATGCAAATTATTCTCAGCAAAGTTTCCCAAGCTATCGTGGACAACCATTTCAGCAGTACAACAACATGACTTCCAGTTACATCCATCCGACGAGGGCTCATCACAATGGTCAACCTGTCTGGACTAATTATAGCCTGACAGAACCTCCACCCACTACCATGGGTGACGGAATGCCCTGGG GAGGGAGAGCTGGCCATTCATTTGCCGCGAGCGGGCTGCCACCTACCGTTAGGAAGGATTTTGGAAGGATCTTTTAG